The DNA region AGGAAGCCGATATCATTGAACGGGCTGTAGCCGAAGCCTGCCACAATGCGTTGTATCACAAACCAGCTGCCCCGGAGGATCCATCCTTTGAACTGGAACTTCGACTCAGTGATACTGCGATTGTGGCCGTGGTGAGAAATCGGGGCGAGGCGTTTGACTTCAGCGGCGTCAAGCCGTTCAGCATCGAACACAATTTTATGGAATATAAAGAAGGTGGACTGGGAATTCCGATCATGAAACGTCTGATGGACGAGGTGCATTATGAACGGGAAACGAACGAATTGAATGTGGTGACATTGATAAAATTCATCGATGGTCAACCAAGAGAGGAGTAAGGTTTCATTATGCGGATTAAAGAGTCACAAGATGGAGATGTCACTGTACTGACACTATCCGGCAAAATGATGAACGAAAGCATAGATCTCCATCCGTACGTCAAGGACCTGATTGAGCAGGATAAAATGAAGGTGGTCGTCGACATGGGGAAGGTCAAGTGGTTCAGTAGTACCGGGCTCGGTGCTATGCTGGCTTCTGCCACGTCCCTGCGGAATGCGGGGGGCGACATAAAGATCGCCCGGGCGACCCGGAAGATCGAGAGCGTCTTTTATATGATGGAGCTCACCAGCGTCTTTGAATCATTCGAGTCCGTAGAAGAAGCGGTGGAGAGCTTCCAGTAACCCTGTTTTATTTATCGGAGACGCCGGTGCATCGGATCGTTTTACAAAGCGAGATATCCGATTCTCCGGCGACCTGATATTGTGGATACTGGTGCGGCTGGTGTGAAGGACGATGATTCTCTGGCGTGAGGGAGTCAACCGATCTTCATTGTCGGACAACTTTCGAAATCTGTCTTCCGTACATTTCATCTTCT from Candidatus Neomarinimicrobiota bacterium includes:
- a CDS encoding STAS domain-containing protein codes for the protein MRIKESQDGDVTVLTLSGKMMNESIDLHPYVKDLIEQDKMKVVVDMGKVKWFSSTGLGAMLASATSLRNAGGDIKIARATRKIESVFYMMELTSVFESFESVEEAVESFQ
- a CDS encoding ATP-binding protein encodes the protein MSDQSEYTVVITGGKKHYHRIRRLVHFATLQQGIEEQEADIIERAVAEACHNALYHKPAAPEDPSFELELRLSDTAIVAVVRNRGEAFDFSGVKPFSIEHNFMEYKEGGLGIPIMKRLMDEVHYERETNELNVVTLIKFIDGQPREE